Proteins encoded in a region of the Streptomyces violaceoruber genome:
- a CDS encoding PadR family transcriptional regulator translates to MSLPHAILTALVEKPSSGLELTRRFDRSIGYFWSATHQQIYRELGKLEAQGLIRALPDQQPARGQKKSYEVLPAGRAELSRWAATPQDPKPLRDTMLLRLRAAAVVGTAGVEADLRRHLELHERQLAEYEEIERRDFPPGRDSPEDRLRHLVLRAGIDLETFWTQWLVHALAEFAELPGDEPA, encoded by the coding sequence ATGTCACTCCCGCACGCGATCCTCACCGCCCTGGTCGAAAAGCCGTCGTCCGGGCTGGAGCTGACCCGCCGGTTCGACAGGTCGATCGGCTACTTCTGGTCGGCGACGCACCAGCAGATCTACCGCGAGCTGGGAAAACTGGAGGCGCAGGGACTGATCCGGGCGCTGCCCGACCAGCAGCCGGCCCGCGGCCAGAAGAAGTCCTACGAGGTCCTGCCCGCGGGCCGCGCCGAACTGTCCCGCTGGGCCGCAACCCCGCAGGACCCCAAGCCGCTGCGGGACACGATGCTGCTGCGGCTGCGCGCGGCCGCCGTGGTCGGCACCGCCGGCGTCGAGGCGGACCTGCGACGCCATCTGGAGCTGCACGAGCGGCAGTTGGCCGAATACGAGGAGATCGAGCGGCGCGACTTCCCGCCCGGCCGGGACAGCCCCGAGGACCGGCTGCGGCACCTGGTGCTGCGGGCCGGCATCGACCTGGAGACGTTCTGGACCCAGTGGCTCGTGCACGCGCTGGCCGAGTTCGCCGAACTGCCCGGCGACGAACCGGCCTGA
- a CDS encoding fibronectin type III domain-containing protein, with amino-acid sequence MREVPVPSLPRRCALLCGTLLLLTSCGWGPGGDGEGGGLPAVPTGVTAEAGSATTVHVMWNAVDDVRTYEVYRGGTLVKEVPKAERMVDVTRLRPSTAYVFTVRARDAEGRLGPPSREVRATTPAAVADDLAPTRPGDVRGRAAGSRAVQLTWSAAKDDRGVVSYDVYQGDAKVHSVGGNQTAAVVTGLRAGTRYAFTVRARDAADNVSPAGAAVRLTTPGTDDGHATAPTDLRAASHRADGAYYLDLSWVPPRTETPVTEYRIHLDGRAATSLVYGADAPRDRAEYSFYAGREAGVVHRVRIRARLADGTWGGLSAERKVTLGADG; translated from the coding sequence GTGCGCGAGGTTCCCGTTCCCTCTCTCCCGCGCCGGTGCGCCCTGCTCTGCGGGACGCTCCTCCTGCTCACCTCCTGCGGCTGGGGCCCGGGTGGGGACGGTGAAGGCGGCGGGCTGCCCGCGGTGCCCACGGGCGTCACGGCCGAGGCCGGCAGCGCGACGACCGTGCACGTGATGTGGAACGCGGTCGACGACGTGCGGACCTACGAGGTGTACCGCGGCGGCACGCTGGTGAAGGAGGTGCCGAAGGCCGAGCGGATGGTGGACGTCACCCGGTTGCGCCCCTCGACGGCGTACGTCTTCACCGTGCGGGCACGGGACGCCGAGGGCCGGCTCGGGCCGCCCAGCCGGGAGGTGCGGGCGACCACTCCCGCGGCGGTGGCCGACGACCTGGCACCGACCCGCCCGGGAGACGTCCGCGGCCGGGCGGCGGGCAGCCGGGCGGTGCAGCTCACCTGGTCGGCGGCGAAGGACGACCGCGGTGTGGTGTCCTACGACGTCTACCAGGGCGACGCCAAGGTGCACAGCGTCGGCGGCAACCAGACGGCGGCCGTGGTGACCGGACTGCGGGCGGGCACCCGCTACGCGTTCACCGTGCGGGCCAGGGACGCCGCCGACAACGTCTCCCCCGCGGGCGCCGCCGTCCGGCTCACCACGCCGGGCACCGACGACGGACACGCCACCGCGCCCACGGACCTGCGCGCCGCCTCCCACCGGGCCGACGGGGCCTACTACCTGGACCTCTCCTGGGTCCCGCCGCGCACCGAGACACCGGTGACCGAGTACCGGATCCACCTGGACGGCCGTGCGGCGACCTCGCTGGTCTACGGCGCCGACGCACCGCGCGACCGCGCCGAGTACAGCTTCTACGCCGGCCGCGAGGCCGGGGTCGTGCACCGGGTGCGGATCCGGGCGCGGCTGGCCGACGGGACCTGGGGCGGCCTCTCGGCGGAACGGAAGGTGACATTGGGGGCCGACGGCTGA